In Neorhizobium sp. NCHU2750, a single genomic region encodes these proteins:
- a CDS encoding sugar transferase: MVSLSILHTEATERPLPVESGKAYSDVSIRAPKSWQMASKRAIDVVISCVALIILLPVLLLVAAAIKIDSKGPVLFYQKRWGRNCEEIKVYKFRSMYVDRGDASGVAQTVVDDPRVTRVGRLIRRLNIDELPQLLNVLKGDMSLVGPRCHALGMLAAGVPYEELVPQYHLRHAMRPGMTGLAQMRGLRGPTDRASKARARIACDLHYVSNFSLRLDLLIIAGTIYSELRGGKGF, translated from the coding sequence ATGGTTTCTTTGAGTATCTTACACACGGAAGCTACCGAGCGCCCATTGCCAGTTGAGTCTGGCAAGGCTTACAGTGACGTTAGCATTCGTGCGCCAAAATCTTGGCAAATGGCGTCGAAAAGGGCGATCGACGTGGTGATTTCCTGCGTCGCACTGATTATCTTGCTGCCCGTGCTTTTGCTGGTCGCTGCAGCAATCAAGATCGACAGCAAAGGACCGGTTCTGTTTTACCAGAAGCGCTGGGGGCGAAACTGCGAGGAAATCAAGGTCTATAAATTCCGCTCGATGTATGTCGATCGTGGCGATGCGAGCGGCGTTGCGCAAACGGTGGTTGACGATCCCCGCGTGACCCGCGTCGGTCGACTTATCCGACGACTGAACATTGACGAACTGCCGCAGCTTCTGAATGTCTTGAAAGGCGACATGTCGCTTGTCGGCCCTCGTTGCCACGCGCTCGGTATGCTTGCTGCCGGCGTTCCTTACGAAGAACTGGTGCCGCAATATCACCTTCGCCATGCGATGCGGCCTGGCATGACCGGGCTTGCTCAGATGCGGGGGCTTCGCGGTCCAACGGATCGCGCCTCAAAGGCACGGGCACGGATCGCCTGCGACCTCCACTATGTCTCCAATTTCTCTCTCCGGCTTGATCTTTTGATCATCGCTGGGACGATCTATTCGGAACTTCGCGGTGGCAAGGGCTTTTGA
- a CDS encoding HEPN domain-containing protein — MKQAIHASYWSTKPMGLETCLTALPRNGRLDGKEWILEGKDDHLDEALGHLPIRKRRELGRVLKIIFAEFDAAQQTKLSEKKRSGRILKVILFGSYARGDWVEDRKSGYRSDYDILVVVNVKTVGEDNELWHHVSERILRELTITKTLQTPTNVIVHTLHDVNDQLARGRPFFVDVVRDGRMLYEEAGHPFGKLSLLNDKETSSVANAHFENWFTSASERFEMAQEAINRGYNKNGAFDLHQTVEKLYHCALLVLTSYSPKSHRLKSLRSFAEGVSPLLVEAWPRDSKLSRRAFERLDRAYVEARYSPHYSVSGDELVWLIGRITVLLQLVESICKEKISTLNERGDL, encoded by the coding sequence GTGAAGCAGGCGATTCACGCATCCTATTGGTCGACAAAGCCTATGGGACTTGAGACATGCCTGACTGCTTTGCCGAGGAACGGGCGTCTAGACGGGAAAGAATGGATTTTGGAAGGTAAAGACGACCATCTTGATGAAGCGCTCGGTCATCTCCCGATCAGGAAGAGACGGGAGCTCGGCCGCGTTCTCAAAATCATCTTCGCGGAATTCGATGCGGCGCAGCAGACCAAGCTCTCTGAAAAGAAGCGCTCGGGGCGGATCCTGAAGGTCATTTTATTTGGATCATATGCTCGCGGCGATTGGGTCGAAGACCGCAAGAGTGGCTATCGATCCGATTACGATATTCTCGTTGTGGTCAATGTCAAAACGGTCGGCGAAGACAACGAGCTCTGGCATCACGTATCAGAGCGAATTCTGCGGGAACTGACGATCACCAAGACGTTGCAAACGCCGACCAACGTGATCGTCCACACGTTGCATGACGTCAATGATCAACTCGCGCGGGGCAGGCCATTTTTCGTTGATGTCGTGCGTGATGGGCGGATGCTGTATGAGGAAGCCGGGCATCCGTTCGGCAAACTTAGCTTACTAAACGACAAGGAAACATCCAGCGTCGCAAATGCCCATTTTGAGAATTGGTTTACCAGCGCGTCTGAGCGCTTTGAGATGGCTCAGGAGGCAATAAACAGAGGATATAATAAAAACGGCGCTTTTGATCTCCATCAGACTGTCGAAAAACTCTACCACTGCGCTCTTTTAGTTCTAACATCTTACAGTCCGAAATCTCATAGGCTGAAGAGCTTGCGGTCGTTTGCGGAAGGTGTTTCGCCTCTACTGGTAGAGGCCTGGCCTCGCGACAGCAAGTTGTCAAGGCGGGCATTCGAGCGACTGGATCGCGCCTATGTCGAGGCACGCTATTCTCCTCACTACAGTGTCTCGGGCGATGAACTTGTTTGGTTGATAGGAAGGATAACTGTGCTCCTCCAACTCGTTGAATCGATATGCAAAGAAAAAATCTCTACTCTTAATGAACGTGGCGATCTTTAG
- a CDS encoding polysaccharide biosynthesis/export family protein, producing the protein MRSLNILILLSATALTGCTAMSASGPSARSIDSEASVKVTPAKEKAKAGVDYALVDISSSVLKYVPNVGAEGLSDGFGGGKGPVPTLPLGIGDIVQIAIFESQAGGLFIPSDAGSRPGNYITLPSQTVDRDGNISVPYAGKVKAAGRTTDQVRVDIEDRLANRAIEPQVVISIVSSVSAQVAILGDVNAPQKVQITEAGDRILDVISKAGGLSASGEESYITLQRRGRSARVRYNTLVEKPAENIFVIPGDTVLVDRERRTFTAFGASGANGRFDFEESNLTLSEALAKSGGLLDSRADPGQVFLYRIVAKDFLRKLGVDTSRFASDDVPVIFRANLRDPSMFFAATKFPMQDKDVLYVTNSDAAELSKFFDLLNTTPAGTANITGNALSTKDAVKSF; encoded by the coding sequence ATGCGTTCTTTAAATATATTGATTTTGTTGTCGGCCACTGCGTTGACTGGCTGCACTGCGATGTCCGCATCCGGCCCGTCGGCAAGAAGCATCGATTCTGAGGCAAGCGTTAAGGTTACGCCTGCCAAGGAAAAAGCCAAGGCGGGCGTCGATTACGCATTGGTTGATATAAGCTCGTCGGTTCTCAAATACGTCCCGAATGTTGGCGCCGAAGGCCTCTCGGATGGATTCGGTGGTGGTAAGGGGCCCGTACCGACCTTGCCTTTGGGTATCGGCGACATTGTCCAGATCGCAATTTTCGAATCTCAGGCGGGTGGCCTCTTCATTCCTTCCGATGCGGGAAGTCGCCCTGGTAATTACATTACGCTCCCCTCGCAGACGGTCGATCGTGATGGCAATATTTCAGTACCCTATGCCGGCAAGGTAAAGGCTGCTGGTCGCACGACCGACCAGGTGCGTGTCGATATCGAGGATCGACTGGCCAATAGAGCGATCGAGCCTCAGGTCGTCATCTCGATCGTATCAAGCGTCTCGGCGCAGGTCGCCATTTTGGGCGATGTCAATGCGCCTCAGAAGGTACAGATCACCGAAGCGGGTGATCGTATTCTCGATGTCATCTCGAAGGCTGGAGGTCTGAGTGCCTCCGGTGAAGAGAGCTATATCACATTGCAACGCCGTGGCCGTTCGGCACGCGTGAGATACAATACGCTGGTTGAAAAGCCCGCCGAGAATATCTTCGTTATCCCTGGGGACACGGTCTTGGTCGATCGTGAGCGCAGGACCTTCACAGCCTTTGGCGCCTCTGGCGCAAACGGGCGTTTCGATTTCGAAGAATCGAATCTCACGCTGTCTGAAGCTCTGGCAAAGTCTGGTGGTCTGCTCGACTCCCGGGCTGATCCTGGCCAGGTGTTCCTCTATCGCATCGTCGCAAAGGACTTCCTGCGTAAGCTTGGCGTTGATACGTCCCGTTTTGCTTCAGACGATGTGCCCGTCATCTTCCGCGCAAATCTGCGCGATCCCTCTATGTTCTTCGCGGCGACCAAGTTCCCGATGCAGGACAAGGACGTTCTTTACGTCACCAATTCCGATGCCGCAGAACTCAGCAAGTTCTTCGATCTTCTCAATACGACCCCGGCAGGCACGGCCAATATCACCGGCAATGCGCTGTCGACCAAGGACGCAGTCAAGTCGTTCTAA
- a CDS encoding transglutaminase-like cysteine peptidase, translating to MSMKAQRFALIGALVTTAILAGSVNAFALPRAEINRSLPPTRPSIHIATTRETIPPFAFAKFCADQEDQCEVHGGHEPILLTRDKRLALQKINAEVNHDIRYQDDPTNQDLWRAGVTAGDCDDYALTKRQRLMAAGWPSSALRIATARTQEGIGHAVLVVSTVEGDYVLDNRTNVMKPWYAANLHWIKIQSEDDPRKWLTF from the coding sequence ATGAGCATGAAAGCGCAACGGTTCGCATTAATTGGTGCGCTCGTAACAACAGCCATCCTAGCCGGTAGCGTCAACGCCTTTGCGTTGCCCCGCGCCGAAATCAACCGCTCATTGCCTCCAACACGCCCCTCTATCCATATCGCAACGACGCGTGAAACCATTCCGCCTTTTGCCTTCGCGAAATTTTGTGCCGATCAAGAAGATCAATGCGAAGTTCATGGCGGTCACGAGCCGATTTTGCTGACTAGGGACAAGCGTCTTGCTCTGCAAAAGATCAATGCCGAGGTCAATCACGACATTCGCTACCAGGATGATCCGACCAATCAAGATCTTTGGCGCGCGGGTGTGACCGCTGGCGACTGCGACGACTATGCGCTCACCAAGCGGCAAAGGCTGATGGCTGCAGGTTGGCCGTCCTCTGCCCTGCGAATTGCTACCGCACGCACGCAGGAGGGGATTGGACACGCGGTCTTGGTGGTGAGTACGGTAGAAGGTGACTATGTGCTCGATAACCGTACCAATGTGATGAAGCCTTGGTATGCCGCGAATCTTCATTGGATAAAGATCCAGTCTGAGGACGATCCGCGCAAGTGGCTGACGTTTTAG
- the gmd gene encoding GDP-mannose 4,6-dehydratase yields MTDKVQSNAKVALITGVTGQDGSYLAEFLLAKGYQVHGIKRRASSFNTARVDHIYEDPHIKDQRFKLHYGDLSDTSNLTRIIRDIEPDEVYNLGAQSHVAVSFEAPEYTADVDAIGTLRLLEAIRFLGLEKKARFYQASTSELYGLVQEIPQRETTPFYPRSPYAVAKLYAYWITVNYREAYGMYACNGILFNHESPRRGETFVTRKITRGLSNIAMGLETCLFMGNIDSLRDWGHAKDYVRMQWMMLQQNAPEDFVISTGLQYSVREFIQWTASELGLTLEFSGQGVDEVATVADIKGDLAPALKVGDVVLRIDPRYFRPAEVDTLLGSSEKAKEKLGWVPEITAREMCAEMVVEDHKAARRHALLKEHGLDLPVSLEG; encoded by the coding sequence ATGACCGATAAAGTGCAGAGCAACGCCAAGGTTGCGCTGATTACCGGTGTTACGGGCCAGGACGGCTCTTATCTTGCTGAGTTTCTTTTGGCTAAAGGGTATCAGGTTCACGGCATCAAGCGTCGTGCATCCTCTTTCAATACTGCCCGCGTCGATCACATATACGAAGATCCGCATATCAAAGATCAGCGTTTCAAACTTCACTATGGCGATCTGTCTGATACATCGAATCTGACCCGCATCATTCGTGATATAGAGCCGGATGAGGTCTATAACCTCGGCGCGCAGTCGCACGTTGCAGTAAGTTTCGAGGCGCCCGAATATACCGCCGACGTTGATGCAATTGGCACCTTGCGTCTTCTTGAGGCTATCCGCTTCCTCGGCCTTGAGAAGAAGGCTCGCTTCTATCAGGCCTCGACATCTGAACTGTATGGCCTCGTCCAAGAGATCCCGCAGCGCGAGACGACGCCCTTTTATCCGCGATCGCCTTATGCGGTCGCCAAGCTCTATGCCTACTGGATCACGGTAAATTATCGTGAAGCCTACGGGATGTATGCCTGCAACGGCATTCTCTTCAATCACGAATCGCCGCGCCGAGGAGAAACATTCGTCACCCGCAAAATCACTCGCGGCCTGTCAAATATTGCGATGGGGCTGGAAACGTGCCTCTTCATGGGCAACATCGATAGCTTACGCGACTGGGGCCATGCGAAGGACTATGTCCGTATGCAGTGGATGATGTTGCAACAGAATGCTCCCGAAGACTTTGTCATCTCGACAGGGCTGCAGTACTCCGTCCGTGAGTTCATTCAGTGGACTGCCAGTGAACTCGGTCTGACACTCGAGTTTTCGGGGCAGGGCGTCGACGAGGTGGCGACCGTTGCTGACATCAAGGGGGATCTTGCACCTGCGCTCAAGGTCGGCGATGTGGTGCTGCGCATCGATCCTCGCTACTTCCGCCCCGCCGAAGTCGACACGCTTCTTGGCAGTTCGGAAAAGGCGAAAGAAAAGCTTGGTTGGGTGCCTGAAATAACCGCTCGGGAAATGTGCGCCGAAATGGTCGTCGAAGACCACAAGGCAGCTCGGCGACATGCACTCCTAAAAGAACACGGGCTAGATCTGCCCGTTAGTTTGGAGGGATGA